In Methanothermobacter sp. K4, one genomic interval encodes:
- a CDS encoding TatD family hydrolase, with product MDIPITDNHIHVDPINGDGPRAVALKFHRSGGRRMIIPNKPSWTINAGTDYRKTMDTVLKYTDIINQETEVEAYAVVGLHPAELSRLLEAGHDPERAEEMIREGLEYAQSLVLEGRAVAIGEIGRPHYPVPPEEMAIHNRLMVYAMELAAEASCPVQLHTETSGPEEFREFAGMASKAGIKRHMVIKHFSGPLTGRDENHGITPSLIASGDVIREGIRKGSGFLMETDYLDDRKRPGAVLGPKTVPRRTIEFLNKGIFSEDDAYMIHQETVERVYGL from the coding sequence TTGGACATACCCATCACCGATAACCACATACACGTTGACCCCATCAACGGCGATGGGCCGAGAGCCGTGGCCCTTAAATTTCATAGGTCCGGTGGGAGGAGGATGATAATCCCCAACAAGCCTTCCTGGACCATAAACGCCGGAACAGACTACCGTAAAACCATGGATACAGTGCTTAAGTACACTGACATCATCAACCAGGAGACAGAGGTTGAAGCGTATGCAGTGGTGGGACTCCACCCGGCGGAGTTATCAAGGCTCCTCGAGGCCGGCCACGACCCTGAGAGGGCCGAGGAGATGATAAGGGAGGGCCTGGAATATGCCCAGTCACTGGTCCTTGAGGGGAGGGCCGTTGCAATAGGTGAGATTGGAAGACCCCACTACCCTGTCCCCCCTGAGGAGATGGCCATCCACAACAGGCTGATGGTGTATGCCATGGAGCTTGCAGCAGAGGCCTCATGTCCTGTTCAGCTCCACACCGAGACCTCTGGGCCGGAAGAGTTCAGGGAATTCGCAGGGATGGCCTCTAAAGCAGGTATAAAGAGGCACATGGTTATAAAGCACTTCTCCGGTCCCCTGACAGGAAGGGATGAGAACCATGGAATCACACCATCCCTCATTGCATCGGGGGATGTCATACGGGAGGGTATCAGAAAGGGATCCGGCTTCCTAATGGAGACCGACTACCTGGATGACAGAAAGAGACCCGGCGCGGTCCTCGGGCCCAAGACCGTCCCCAGGAGGACAATTGAATTCCTGAACAAGGGGATCTTCAGCGAGGATGACGCCTACATGATACACCAGGAGACCGTTGAAAGAGTCTACGGTTTATAA
- a CDS encoding TIGR00267 family protein, giving the protein MDIREFLHEYINMSRYVALGTLDGILAVMGVTLTASGVAGAGGLSVDNHLIALTGLSGGVALAMSNAFGSFIGERAEETRTMRELERKMMMDEGKLDDTIIHQQARRRVYMSMFTHGFSSFLGSFVPVLPFLVISERMTATMVTVVLCLVALLVLGVYLGRVSRENIYRTSLEVVVIGILIGLVSIFLGGSH; this is encoded by the coding sequence ATGGATATACGTGAATTTCTTCATGAGTACATCAACATGAGCCGCTATGTGGCTCTCGGGACACTTGACGGTATACTCGCTGTGATGGGTGTTACACTAACCGCCAGTGGGGTTGCAGGTGCCGGTGGTCTGAGTGTGGACAATCACCTCATAGCCCTAACAGGCCTCAGCGGTGGCGTGGCCCTTGCAATGTCCAATGCCTTCGGTTCATTCATAGGTGAGAGGGCTGAAGAAACAAGGACGATGCGTGAACTTGAGAGGAAGATGATGATGGATGAGGGTAAGCTGGATGACACCATCATCCACCAGCAGGCAAGGCGCCGGGTTTACATGAGCATGTTCACACATGGATTCTCAAGCTTCCTTGGCTCCTTTGTACCTGTACTCCCATTCCTTGTGATATCTGAGAGGATGACAGCAACCATGGTGACTGTTGTACTGTGCCTTGTAGCCCTCCTGGTCCTGGGCGTCTACCTCGGGAGGGTTTCAAGGGAGAACATCTACAGGACGAGTCTGGAGGTTGTTGTGATAGGGATCCTCATAGGCCTTGTCAGCATCTTCCTTGGGGGCTCCCACTGA